A window of the Limanda limanda chromosome 8, fLimLim1.1, whole genome shotgun sequence genome harbors these coding sequences:
- the LOC133009734 gene encoding troponin I, fast skeletal muscle-like: protein MSEKKMNSSRRHHLKSLILQVAGSLLEQEKADKIAEKENYMSEHCTSPDTAGDQNVLMELCKKLNALIDQVDEERYDAEAKVLKADKEIEDLKIKVVDLRGVKKPALRKVRMSADSMLQALLGSKHKVTMDLRANLKQVKKEVKEESTEAVGDWRKNIEDKADRKKMFETS, encoded by the exons ATGTCTGA GAAAAAGATGAACTCCAGCCGCAGGCATCACCTGAAG AGCCTGATCCTCCAGGTCGCTGGGAGCTTGCTCGAGCAGGAGAAAGCGGATAAAATAGCGGAGAAGGAGAACTACATGTCCGAACACTGCACCTCCCCAGACacggctggagaccagaacgtTCTCATG GAGTTGTGCAAGAAACTCAATGCCCTCATTGACCAGGTCGATGAGGAGAGGTATGACGCCGAGGCCAAGGTGCTGAAGGCCGACAAGGAG ATTGAAGACCTGAAGATCAAAGTGGTGGACCTGAGGGGTGTGAAGAAACCCGCGCTGAGGAAGGTCCGTATGTCTGCTGACTCCATGCTGCAGGCTCTGCTGGGCTCCAAGCACAAGGTGACCATGGACCTGAGGGCCAACCTGAAGCAGGTCAAGAAGGAGGTCAAAGAGGAG AGCACAGAAGCAGTGGGGGACTGGCGTAAGAACATTGAGGATAAGGCTGACAGGAAGAAGATGTTCGAGACCTCCTAA
- the LOC133009167 gene encoding troponin I, fast skeletal muscle-like: MSEGKKMTSSRRHHLKSLMLQIAATWIEQEKKDAITTKETYMAETCPAPEVNIDQAALMELCKKINGFIDKVDEERYDAESKVQKADKEIEELRLKVVELAGVKKPALKKVRMSADAMLQALLGGKHKVTMDLRANLKQVKKEVKEESTEAVGDWRKNIEDKADRKKMFETS; the protein is encoded by the exons ATGTCTGA GGGAAAGAAAATGACGTCCAGCCGCAGGCATCACCTGAAG AGTCTGATGCTGCAGATTGCTGCTACCTGGATcgagcaggagaagaaggacGCTATAACAACAAAGGAGACCTACATGGCCGAGACATGTCCCGCCCCAGAAGTCAACATAGACCAGGCAGCCCTCATG GAATTGTGCAAAAAGATCAACGGGTTCATTGACAAGGTTGACGAGGAGAGGTACGATGCCGAGTCCAAAGTACAGAAGGCCGACAAGGAG ATTGAGGAGCTGAGGCTGAAGGTGGTGGAGCTGGCCGGAGTGAAGAAACCCGCCTTGAAGAAGGTGCGTATGTCTGCTGACGCCATGCTGCAGGCTCTGctgggaggaaaacacaaggtGACCATGGACCTGAGGGCCAACCTGAAGCAAGTCAAGAAGGAGGtcaaagaggag TCAACAGAGGCGGTCGGCGACTGGCGTAAAAACATTGAAGATAAGGCCGACAGGAAGAAGATGTTCGAGACTTCCTAA
- the LOC133009735 gene encoding troponin I, fast skeletal muscle-like: protein MSDGKKMTSSRRHHLKSLILQIAARWLEQETTDLAAAKEAYMAETCPAPNMSGDQAALLEFCKKLYQSLDKIDEDRYDNGAKVAKADKEIEELKLKVVELAGVKKPALKKVRMSADSMLQALLGGKHKVTMDLRSNLKQVKKEVKEEAVGDWRKNIEDKADRKKMFETS from the exons ATGTCTGA TGGAAAGAAGATGACATCGAGCCGCAGGCATCATCTCAAG AGTTTGATACTGCAGATCGCTGCTCGCTGGCTGGAGCAGGAAACTACTGATCTTGCAGCCGCCAAAGAAGCTTACATGGCAGAGACTTGCCCCGCCCCCAACATGAGTGGAGACCAAGCAGCTCTGCTG GAATTCTGCAAAAAGCTGTACCAGTCCCTCGACAAGATCGATGAGGACAGATATGACAACGGGGCCAAAGTTGCAAAGGCAGACAAGGAG attGAGGAGCTGAAGCTCAAGGTGGTGGAGCTGGCTGGAGTGAAGAAACCCGCCTTGAAGAAAGTACGTATGTCTGCTGACTCCATGCTGCAGGCTCTGctgggaggaaaacacaaggtGACCATGGACCTGAGGTCCAACCTGAAGCAGGTCAAAAAGGAGGTCAAAGAGGAG GCGGTCGGCGATTGGCGTAAAAACATTGAGGACAAAGCTGACAGGAAGAAGATGTTCGAGACCTCTTAA